From one Magnolia sinica isolate HGM2019 chromosome 18, MsV1, whole genome shotgun sequence genomic stretch:
- the LOC131232683 gene encoding probable purine permease 11 isoform X2 — translation MAKLQQLHLQIKEVQEQESSKHATSITKQPHTRLQHWSWWLKVTLSITFILSGQTTGTLLGRFYYHEGGNSIWVATLVSAAAFPILLIPLLLYRFLNIPSTTTTTRRTTMATTTARPPPSFSTLAFVYISLGLLMAGDNVMYSYGLFYLPVSTYSLICTTQLAFNAVFSYLFNSQKFTPLIFNSIVILTFSASLLAIRSDSKGSKEVSAANHVIGFLCTVGASAGLALRLSLTQFSLEKVLKKERFDVVLEIQFYTSAVTSCVAVIGLFASGGWRRLEGEMVGFDKGRVVYVMTLVWAAVAWQVSNVGMVGLIFEVSSLFTNVIGAVGLPIVPVLAVVFFQDKMDGVKVVSLLMAVWGFLSYIYQHYLDDCESKKTTTADVSEVSDVATA, via the coding sequence AAGTCCAAGAACAAGAATCCTCCAAACATGCAACTTCCATCACCAAACAACCCCACACAAGACTCCAACACTGGTCATGGTGGCTCAAGGTAACTCTCAGCATCACATTCATCCTCTCCGGCCAAACCACCGGCACTCTCCTCGGAAGATTCTACTACCACGAAGGTGGAAATAGCATATGGGTAGCCACTCTCGTCTCAGCTGCAGCCTTCCCAATCCTCCTCATCCCCCTCTTACTCTATCGCTTCCTTAACATTCcttccacaacaacaacaacaagaaggaCGACAATGGCAACAACCACAGCGAGACCGCCACCTTCCTTTTCCACCCTTGCATTCGTCTATATTTCTCTCGGCCTACTAATGGCAGGCGATAATGTAATGTACTCATATGGACTCTTTTATCTCCCAGTCTCCACCTACTCACTCATTTGCACGACCCAGCTCGCCTTCAATGCTGTCTTCTCTTACTTGTTCAATTCACAGAAATTCACTCCCCTCATTTTCAATTCCATAGTCATTCTCACCTTCTCTGCATCTCTCCTGGCGATACGCTCCGATTCCAAGGGTTCCAAGGAGGTGTCTGCTGCAAACCATGTGATCGGCTTCCTATGTACTGTGGGTGCGTCTGCCGGCTTAGCACTCAGGCTGTCCCTCACGCAGTTCTCACTAGAGAAGGTCCTCAAGAAGGAGAGGTTTGATGTGGTGCTTGAGATTCAGTTCTACACGTCGGCTGTCACTTCCTGTGTGGCCGTGATCGGCCTCTTTGCGAGTGGTGGATGGAGGCGGCTGGAGGGGGAGATGGTTGGGTTTGATAAGGGAAGGGTGGTCTATGTGATGACCTTGGTTTGGGCGGCTGTGGCTTGGCAGGTTAGTAATGTGGGAATGGTGGGCCTGATCTTTGAAGTTTCCTCACTCTTTACAAATGTGATTGGGGCCGTGGGATTGCCAATTGTACCAGTCCTTGCTGTGGTGTTCTTCCAAGACAAGATGGATGGGGTGAAGGTTGTATCTTTGCTGATGGCTGTTTGGGGATTTCTATCATACATCTATCAGCATTATCTTGATGATTGCGAGTCTAAGAAGACTACAACGGCTGATGTGAGTGAAGTCTCTGATGTTGCTACTGCTTGA
- the LOC131232683 gene encoding probable purine permease 11 isoform X1, producing the protein MAELQELHLRIKEVQEQESSKHATSITKQPHTRLQHWSWWLKVTLSITFILSGQTTGTLLGRFYYHEGGNSIWVATLVSAAAFPILLIPLLLYRFLNIPSTTTTTRRTTMATTTARPPPSFSTLAFVYISLGLLMAGDNVMYSYGLFYLPVSTYSLICTTQLAFNAVFSYLFNSQKFTPLIFNSIVILTFSASLLAIRSDSKGSKEVSAANHVIGFLCTVGASAGLALRLSLTQFSLEKVLKKERFDVVLEIQFYTSAVTSCVAVIGLFASGGWRRLEGEMVGFDKGRVVYVMTLVWAAVAWQVSNVGMVGLIFEVSSLFTNVIGAVGLPIVPVLAVVFFQDKMDGVKVVSLLMAVWGFLSYIYQHYLDDCESKKTTTADVSEVSDVATA; encoded by the exons ATGGCAGAGCTTCAAGAGCTGCATCTCCGAATCAAAG AAGTCCAAGAACAAGAATCCTCCAAACATGCAACTTCCATCACCAAACAACCCCACACAAGACTCCAACACTGGTCATGGTGGCTCAAGGTAACTCTCAGCATCACATTCATCCTCTCCGGCCAAACCACCGGCACTCTCCTCGGAAGATTCTACTACCACGAAGGTGGAAATAGCATATGGGTAGCCACTCTCGTCTCAGCTGCAGCCTTCCCAATCCTCCTCATCCCCCTCTTACTCTATCGCTTCCTTAACATTCcttccacaacaacaacaacaagaaggaCGACAATGGCAACAACCACAGCGAGACCGCCACCTTCCTTTTCCACCCTTGCATTCGTCTATATTTCTCTCGGCCTACTAATGGCAGGCGATAATGTAATGTACTCATATGGACTCTTTTATCTCCCAGTCTCCACCTACTCACTCATTTGCACGACCCAGCTCGCCTTCAATGCTGTCTTCTCTTACTTGTTCAATTCACAGAAATTCACTCCCCTCATTTTCAATTCCATAGTCATTCTCACCTTCTCTGCATCTCTCCTGGCGATACGCTCCGATTCCAAGGGTTCCAAGGAGGTGTCTGCTGCAAACCATGTGATCGGCTTCCTATGTACTGTGGGTGCGTCTGCCGGCTTAGCACTCAGGCTGTCCCTCACGCAGTTCTCACTAGAGAAGGTCCTCAAGAAGGAGAGGTTTGATGTGGTGCTTGAGATTCAGTTCTACACGTCGGCTGTCACTTCCTGTGTGGCCGTGATCGGCCTCTTTGCGAGTGGTGGATGGAGGCGGCTGGAGGGGGAGATGGTTGGGTTTGATAAGGGAAGGGTGGTCTATGTGATGACCTTGGTTTGGGCGGCTGTGGCTTGGCAGGTTAGTAATGTGGGAATGGTGGGCCTGATCTTTGAAGTTTCCTCACTCTTTACAAATGTGATTGGGGCCGTGGGATTGCCAATTGTACCAGTCCTTGCTGTGGTGTTCTTCCAAGACAAGATGGATGGGGTGAAGGTTGTATCTTTGCTGATGGCTGTTTGGGGATTTCTATCATACATCTATCAGCATTATCTTGATGATTGCGAGTCTAAGAAGACTACAACGGCTGATGTGAGTGAAGTCTCTGATGTTGCTACTGCTTGA